A stretch of the Medicago truncatula cultivar Jemalong A17 chromosome 5, MtrunA17r5.0-ANR, whole genome shotgun sequence genome encodes the following:
- the LOC11426796 gene encoding uncharacterized protein, whose amino-acid sequence MESSIWEYSVILFLRPLFAIAFVLSLISLGWLLAWKLVLVHVPLVQEIFGLKKKPVRSKPQTGRLSKIYSNLNNPPISSSSSS is encoded by the exons ATGGAATCATCGATTTGGGAATACAGTGTAATCCTCTTCCTACGTCCTCTCTTCGCCATAGCTTTCGTTCTCTCCTTAATCTCTCTAG GTTGGTTATTGGCATGGAAATTGGTGTTGGTTCATGTTCCTTTAGTACAAGAGATTTTTGGTCTAAAAAAGAAACCTGTTCGATCTAAGCCCCAAACTGGTCGTCTCTCCAAAATTTACAGCAACCTTAATAATCCCccaatttcatcttcatcttcctcttaG